AATGAATGGAAACAACTTCGATGTCCAAGAGTTTAAAGTGAATCCGGTTGACTGGAAAAAGTGCATCAAGCGAAGTGTGTATATCCCTACCAAGAACTATCAAGACCGCAAGGGCAACATCTGGTTGGGTACAGTTACCAACGGACTCTTGAAGTATGACGCAAAGAGCCGCAAGCTGACCACCATAGCAGGAATCTCCTGCTCCGACATTTCCAGCATCGAGGAAGATAGAGATGGAAACATTTGGGTCAGTACGCTGTATGGACTCAACAAGATAGATGGAAAAACAGAAAAGGTAACCACCTACAACGAGGCTGACGGTGTGAAAGGCTTCCAATTCTACGATAGGGCATCGTGCAAGCTGTCAGATGGAACTCTCATCTTCGGCGGTACCCAGGGACTCACCATCTTCAATCCCCAAAACGTAAACACGAACCAACAGATAAGTCTGCTTTTCGAAACACTCAAGGTACATAATGAGATTATGCTTCCTGGCAAGAATGGATGCATCGAGGAGAGTATGGAAGAATCACCCCATATTCACCTAAGCTACAAACAGAACAGCTTCAGCATCGCCTTTTCGGCCATCGACTACAGCGACTACAAGCACATCCATTACTTCTACCAAATGGCAGGATTCGACAATACATGGATTGATGCAGGCAATAACAACGAGGCGTACTACTCTAATCTGCCAGCTGGCAACTATACCTTCAAGGTTAAGATGGCAGGCAACGACTCCGACAATATCATCGCCGAAAAAAGCATACAGGTAAGCATCGCCCCTGAGCCTTGGAACTCTTGGTGGGCTTGGTGCCTATACCTTATTATAATGGGATGCGTCGGCTTCGTGATCTATCGGCAGAAGATGCGCATCAGCATTGAGAAGAACATGGTTCAAAAGGCTAAGGATGAGAAGGAGCAGGAACAGCGCATCAACAAGATGAACATGAGTTTCTTCGCTAACATCTCGCATGAGTTCCGGACACCACTCACCATGATTTCTGGACCTGTGGAACAACTCTGCGAAAGTGAAAGCATCAACAAGCACGACAAGTTGCTATTGAACATCATCAACCGAAGCGTGGATAGAATGCTGAGACTCGTCAACCAGTTGCTCGACTTCAACAAGTTGGAGAACGACACACTCCGCTTGCACGTCAAGCAAACCGACATTATCACCGAGATGAAGCGCATCATGGACCTCTTCATCGTGAATACAGAGGAGAAAGGTATCACCTTGAACTGTCACGGACTAGAAGGTTCCTACCTGATGCTTCTGGATTCCGACAAACTGGAAAAGATTATCAACAACCTGATGTCCAACGCCATGAAGTTTACCCCTCGTGGCGGTAAGATAGATGTATCTTTCGACACCGGTACCACTAACAAGGGAGAACAGATTATCACCATCACGGTGGCTGATACAGGCAAGGGAATCCCACAGAATGAGGTGGAGAATATCTTCAAGCGATATTATCAGTTGAACAACCAGTCCACAGGCACCATCAACTGGGGTACTGGCATTGGACTCTACTATGCCCGCAGCCTAGCCGTCCTTCACCATGGCGATTTAAAGGCGGGCAATCGCAAGGACTGCCAGGGAGCCATCTTCACCGTTACCCTGCCTACCGATGAGAGCCTCTATGCCGCCAACGAGAAAGCCCTTTTGGAGCAAGACCAGAAGATGGCTTTTCCACTGCACGACAGTCAGAAAGTGGCAGACAAGGTAAGTCAAGATAACAGTACAGACAACCGTCCGAAAATACTCATCGTAGATGACGACACCGAAGTGGTGCATTATCTTCGTACCCTCCTGGCGTCATCCTATCGCATCATCTACCGTTTCGATGCCGAGAGTGCCTTGAAGGCGACAAGGGAGGAAGAACCTAGCCTCATCCTCAGCGATGTGGTGATGCCGGGAATGAGCGGCTATGATCTCTGCAAGGAAATCAAGCAAGACATCCAACTCTGCCATATCCCAGTCATCCTGGTAACGGCAAAGACCACCACCGAAAACCAAGTGGAGGGTCTGAACAGTGGAGCAGATGCCTACGTTACCAAACCATTCACCCCCAAGGTTCTCCTGGCAATGATCAACTCGCAACTCACCAACCGCGAGAAGACCAAGACCATCCTGACCAACGCCACGGAGACCGACAAGAATGTGGAAGAAGTGCTGTCGCCACAAGACAAGCTCTTCATGGACGAACTCTATCATATGATGGAGCAGGAACTAGCCAACTCGGAATTGGATGTCAACAAGGTAACGAAACTGATGCACATCTCCCGCACAAAGCTCTACTACAAGGTCAAGGGACTCACAGGAGAGAATCCAAGCGTCTTCTTCAAGACCTATAAGCTCAATCGTGCCGCCACCCTCATCGTGGAAGGCAAGTACAACATCTCGGAGATTGCCTACATGACGGGATTCAACACCCTCTCCCACTTCTCAACCAGCTTCAAGAAGCAATTTGGATGTACACCGAGCGAATATAGTAAGAAAACTTATTAAATTTTGATGCGAAACAGGCCTATTATGGGAAAAATTGCTTATCTTTGCATCTAGATTGATTTAATAATAGAAAAAGAAAAGAAATTATGAACGCAATTCACACAGACAATGCGCCTGCAGCTATCGGTCCATATAGCCAGGCTATCGAAGTAAACGGTTTCGTATTTGCATCAGGTCAGATTCCTATCGACCCTGCAACAGGCAATTTCGTAGAGGGTGGCATCAAGGAGCAGACCCGTCAGAGTCTTACTAATGCCCAGAACATCCTGAAGGCTGCCGGTACTGACCTCTCTCATGTAGTAAAGACTACTGTTTATCTGAACAGCATGGATGATTTCGCTGCCATGAACGAGGTTTATGCAGAGTTCTTCAGCCAGCCATACCCAGCACGTTCTGCTGTAGCAGTAGAGAAGTTGCCAAAGGGCGCACTCGTTGAAGTAGAGGTTCTGGCTGCTAAGTAAAAGAAATCGGTAGTATAACTCCTGGAGTTTATGCTACCGTTTTTTTGTCTGCCACATACATGCCTATCA
This is a stretch of genomic DNA from Segatella hominis. It encodes these proteins:
- a CDS encoding two-component regulator propeller domain-containing protein; translated protein: MKRTKVFYNVLILLAALLLTACQDQKDIPEVSSPEKNLVLSDHISNQQVKSICEDRYGQIWIGTFRGLNKYDGNQYHQYYCVDDSLGLPDNNITDIYRDSHNRLWVATVNGVCLYQANGNFKRVSINGNNKNIEKILEDKEGRIFFLTKTDLYQYDENTNTAITRLSKMLEKNCYHISCHIDRKDVMWIVTPYSVKGYRTQDLKLIVQSPVQSYPIASFLLDGHQLYISGYNGMQLFDTDTRKWQHLPAALQGLQIPNDMVNCIHPYGAKGNLLLSTTKHGLFYFNAQEGTILPQSDKNFPFEVPDMQVNKMFTDSKGNLWLGSEDDGVKTIYRYKDMFNSMPALQRAIGKQPVLSVATDRNHHLWISTKKNGLYMYDLQTQQLKDIPMVSYSNGNKKNAIINIFVDSSNHLWLANGDHVAKYQYDGNNLNKVASYPCFMPMDISQDAKGNIWVSTASVNIYCISAQSGEMTKKQLFPTTFCFIPCIMHLQNDNMLISAFYKPILEMNGNNFDVQEFKVNPVDWKKCIKRSVYIPTKNYQDRKGNIWLGTVTNGLLKYDAKSRKLTTIAGISCSDISSIEEDRDGNIWVSTLYGLNKIDGKTEKVTTYNEADGVKGFQFYDRASCKLSDGTLIFGGTQGLTIFNPQNVNTNQQISLLFETLKVHNEIMLPGKNGCIEESMEESPHIHLSYKQNSFSIAFSAIDYSDYKHIHYFYQMAGFDNTWIDAGNNNEAYYSNLPAGNYTFKVKMAGNDSDNIIAEKSIQVSIAPEPWNSWWAWCLYLIIMGCVGFVIYRQKMRISIEKNMVQKAKDEKEQEQRINKMNMSFFANISHEFRTPLTMISGPVEQLCESESINKHDKLLLNIINRSVDRMLRLVNQLLDFNKLENDTLRLHVKQTDIITEMKRIMDLFIVNTEEKGITLNCHGLEGSYLMLLDSDKLEKIINNLMSNAMKFTPRGGKIDVSFDTGTTNKGEQIITITVADTGKGIPQNEVENIFKRYYQLNNQSTGTINWGTGIGLYYARSLAVLHHGDLKAGNRKDCQGAIFTVTLPTDESLYAANEKALLEQDQKMAFPLHDSQKVADKVSQDNSTDNRPKILIVDDDTEVVHYLRTLLASSYRIIYRFDAESALKATREEEPSLILSDVVMPGMSGYDLCKEIKQDIQLCHIPVILVTAKTTTENQVEGLNSGADAYVTKPFTPKVLLAMINSQLTNREKTKTILTNATETDKNVEEVLSPQDKLFMDELYHMMEQELANSELDVNKVTKLMHISRTKLYYKVKGLTGENPSVFFKTYKLNRAATLIVEGKYNISEIAYMTGFNTLSHFSTSFKKQFGCTPSEYSKKTY
- a CDS encoding RidA family protein, with translation MNAIHTDNAPAAIGPYSQAIEVNGFVFASGQIPIDPATGNFVEGGIKEQTRQSLTNAQNILKAAGTDLSHVVKTTVYLNSMDDFAAMNEVYAEFFSQPYPARSAVAVEKLPKGALVEVEVLAAK